One window from the genome of Candidatus Nanoarchaeia archaeon encodes:
- a CDS encoding glycosyltransferase family 4 protein — MKILVLYPYPPEPDGQSLQGHYLVQGLRELGHQVMQCDPQDNMQKRWTYRFFRPDVCIGVGFWGDTPRVVLDPLKSKIVPVPWFNADGWVANYQDTLNQLPLIVATSNWVRSTYIRDGVAGDRIKVVPIGFDPNVFRPLPESDPGRLEVRKMLGIKKDEKMILTIGGDVTSKGAQEIFQALANINEEHPKWKYVCKVWDSFSAWDHGAEEKALLKKLGLTKKVRYLKGKFSPGFISQLLNACDIYAAPSRLEGFGMIQLEAQACGKPVVSINVGGPRDTIVHGKTGFLVDVAHEVKLDREWVYKHMGFKKKMQIEFPVPKTFAYRADIGQLSACLAKLLSDDALAVSMGKAAADHALHNFHYRTVAQQMVDAITENVVKGKQASKEISLISDFSPL, encoded by the coding sequence ATGAAAATCCTCGTTCTCTATCCCTACCCTCCTGAGCCTGACGGGCAGAGCCTGCAGGGCCATTACCTTGTGCAGGGCCTTCGCGAACTCGGCCATCAGGTGATGCAGTGCGATCCCCAGGACAACATGCAGAAGCGCTGGACGTACAGGTTTTTCAGGCCTGATGTATGCATCGGTGTAGGGTTTTGGGGCGACACGCCAAGGGTTGTCCTGGATCCCCTTAAGTCTAAGATTGTTCCTGTGCCCTGGTTTAATGCAGACGGGTGGGTGGCGAATTACCAGGATACGCTCAACCAGCTTCCGCTGATTGTTGCGACAAGCAATTGGGTGCGCTCTACGTATATACGGGATGGCGTGGCCGGCGACCGCATCAAGGTCGTGCCTATAGGTTTTGATCCGAATGTGTTCAGGCCTCTGCCAGAGTCTGATCCGGGAAGGCTTGAAGTGCGGAAGATGCTGGGCATCAAGAAGGATGAGAAGATGATCCTGACAATCGGGGGAGATGTTACCAGCAAAGGCGCGCAGGAGATTTTCCAGGCATTAGCCAATATAAACGAAGAGCATCCAAAATGGAAGTATGTGTGCAAGGTTTGGGACAGCTTTTCGGCCTGGGATCATGGAGCGGAGGAGAAGGCGCTGCTCAAGAAGCTTGGCCTCACAAAGAAGGTAAGATACCTCAAGGGAAAATTTTCTCCTGGATTTATCAGCCAGCTCCTTAATGCGTGCGATATCTATGCTGCGCCTTCACGGCTTGAGGGGTTTGGGATGATCCAGCTTGAGGCGCAGGCATGCGGGAAGCCTGTGGTCTCGATCAATGTCGGCGGCCCACGGGACACGATTGTGCATGGGAAGACAGGATTTTTGGTTGACGTTGCCCATGAGGTGAAGCTCGACAGGGAATGGGTCTACAAGCATATGGGATTCAAGAAGAAGATGCAGATCGAATTTCCTGTTCCGAAGACGTTTGCATACCGGGCAGATATTGGCCAGCTTTCGGCATGCTTAGCCAAGCTGCTCTCTGACGATGCGTTAGCAGTATCAATGGGCAAGGCTGCTGCTGACCATGCCCTCCATAATTTCCACTACCGAACGGTTGCCCAGCAGATGGTTGATGCGATAACAGAGAATGTGGTTAAAGGCAAGCAAGCATCCAAAGAAATTTCCCTTATATCAGACTTCTCCCCGCTTTGA
- a CDS encoding PIG-L family deacetylase, protein MTKALVVVAHPDDETIWMGGTILRNRKWEWTILSLCRKSDSDRFPKFRKVCERYRAHSLISDLEDTALHPIKIEDVKSAITEALQEITYDYIFTHGANGEYGHIRHREAHTAVKSLVEDKLLTCSKIYYFSYVLGKEKAAKNPGSYLPIPGQGSLRTELTQAEFSEKVKVVTEIYGFDPGSFEAMSCSRVETFVS, encoded by the coding sequence ATGACAAAGGCGCTTGTTGTTGTGGCGCATCCAGATGACGAGACGATTTGGATGGGTGGGACAATCTTGAGGAATAGGAAATGGGAATGGACGATCCTTTCTCTCTGCAGGAAGAGTGATTCCGACAGGTTTCCTAAATTTAGGAAGGTGTGTGAGAGGTATCGTGCGCATTCACTTATCTCTGATCTAGAGGACACTGCCCTTCATCCGATCAAGATTGAAGATGTCAAGTCAGCGATAACAGAAGCTTTGCAAGAGATAACGTATGATTATATATTCACGCATGGAGCAAATGGGGAATACGGCCACATCAGGCATCGGGAGGCCCATACCGCAGTCAAGTCTCTTGTTGAGGACAAGCTGCTGACCTGCTCGAAGATATACTACTTTTCCTATGTTCTTGGCAAGGAGAAAGCTGCCAAGAATCCTGGCTCGTATCTGCCTATTCCAGGCCAAGGCTCGCTTCGGACAGAGCTTACCCAGGCCGAGTTCTCCGAAAAGGTGAAGGTTGTGACTGAGATTTATGGATTTGATCCTGGCAGCTTTGAGGCAATGAGCTGCAGCAGGGTGGAGACGTTTGTGAGCTGA
- a CDS encoding HD domain-containing protein, whose translation MDKEAILKQTEEYIKNKLSGEGSGHDWWHVYRVWKNAIHIGEHEKVDLFVVQLAALLHDISDWKFNDGNDDVGPRLAREWLQKLQVEEKNISHVCEIIKGMSFKGAGVRTQMHTTEGMVVQDADRLDAIGAIGIARTFAYGGHMGREIYNPHIKPEVRDSFEKYKNSKGPTINHFYEKLLLLRDLMNTETAKRIAGERHKFMEQFLTRFSNEWDGKD comes from the coding sequence ATGGACAAAGAGGCAATTTTGAAACAAACTGAGGAATATATAAAAAATAAGCTATCTGGCGAAGGTTCTGGCCATGACTGGTGGCATGTTTATCGTGTTTGGAAAAATGCTATTCATATCGGCGAACATGAGAAAGTAGACTTATTTGTAGTTCAACTTGCTGCATTACTTCATGACATTTCTGATTGGAAATTCAATGATGGAAATGATGATGTTGGCCCAAGATTAGCAAGGGAATGGCTTCAAAAATTACAAGTTGAAGAAAAGAATATCTCTCATGTTTGCGAGATTATAAAGGGGATGTCTTTCAAAGGTGCGGGAGTTAGAACACAAATGCACACCACAGAAGGAATGGTTGTGCAAGATGCAGATAGATTAGATGCTATTGGTGCGATTGGGATAGCCAGAACCTTCGCGTATGGTGGGCATATGGGACGAGAAATTTACAACCCCCATATTAAACCTGAAGTGCGTGATTCTTTTGAAAAATACAAGAATAGCAAAGGACCAACGATTAACCATTTCTATGAAAAATTGCTTCTTCTCAGAGATTTGATGAATACAGAAACTGCGAAAAGAATTGCGGGAGAGAGACACAAGTTCATGGAACAGTTCTTAACTAGATTCTCCAACGAATGGGACGGGAAGGATTGA
- a CDS encoding ROK family protein, whose product MGILGIDLGGGHVRAGLVRKGRVVRAETHLLDNKAGRQKIVRQILDAIDGMFDHSISGIGMGVPAYVKNGVVFDAGNIPAFQNIDLERTLKARYGVPVALNNDANCFALGQGIRKGIVVGLILGTGVGAGIVVDGKLLSGSHCGAGEFGRIPLHKGTVEDYCSGKFFLRRGDDGESLAAKAGKGQRAARQTFMEYGKHLGEALSIIVHSLDPDSIVLGGSVANSYKYFRKSMQASLKRQISPRLFRHLRISVSKKRHAAIIGAAQLVTK is encoded by the coding sequence ATGGGAATCTTAGGAATCGATTTGGGAGGCGGCCACGTGCGTGCCGGGCTTGTCAGGAAAGGCAGGGTTGTGCGTGCCGAAACGCATCTTCTCGACAATAAGGCAGGCAGGCAGAAGATCGTTAGGCAAATCCTGGATGCCATTGACGGAATGTTTGATCATTCGATCTCTGGGATCGGGATGGGAGTTCCTGCCTATGTGAAGAACGGCGTTGTGTTCGATGCGGGGAACATCCCGGCTTTTCAGAATATCGACCTTGAGAGAACCCTCAAGGCCAGGTATGGGGTGCCTGTAGCGCTGAACAACGACGCAAACTGCTTTGCCCTTGGACAGGGCATACGGAAAGGCATCGTGGTGGGCTTGATCCTTGGGACAGGAGTTGGCGCAGGGATTGTTGTTGATGGGAAGCTTCTCTCAGGCAGCCACTGCGGCGCGGGTGAGTTCGGCAGGATTCCATTGCACAAGGGAACTGTGGAGGATTACTGTTCTGGCAAATTTTTTCTCAGGAGAGGGGATGATGGCGAGTCTCTGGCTGCCAAGGCGGGAAAGGGCCAGAGGGCTGCGAGGCAAACCTTCATGGAATACGGAAAGCATCTGGGCGAAGCGCTGAGCATTATCGTGCACAGCCTTGATCCTGATTCGATCGTCCTTGGCGGCTCGGTTGCGAACTCGTACAAGTATTTCAGGAAATCTATGCAGGCGTCCCTGAAGCGCCAGATCTCTCCACGATTATTCAGGCATCTTCGGATTTCTGTATCGAAGAAAAGGCATGCAGCAATCATCGGGGCGGCGCAGCTGGTGACCAAGTAG
- a CDS encoding HIT domain-containing protein — translation MADCIFCKIIKGEIDSAKIWEDENFLAILDIMPNTKGMALVLTKKHFDSYAFDMPEEEYGKFMSASRKVAGILEKGLDVTRVAMVMEGMGVNHAHTKLYPLHGVKAKFKEIWAQDKIFFDAYEGYISTQTGEKADMNELKKLAEAIKQNQ, via the coding sequence ATGGCCGATTGTATATTTTGTAAAATTATCAAAGGAGAGATCGATTCAGCGAAGATTTGGGAAGATGAAAACTTTCTGGCAATCCTCGATATCATGCCCAACACAAAAGGAATGGCATTAGTCTTGACTAAAAAACATTTTGATTCTTACGCTTTTGATATGCCGGAAGAGGAATATGGAAAATTCATGTCTGCATCAAGGAAAGTTGCTGGAATCCTCGAGAAGGGCTTAGATGTAACGCGGGTTGCCATGGTGATGGAGGGGATGGGGGTGAACCATGCTCACACGAAGTTATATCCTCTGCACGGAGTTAAAGCAAAGTTTAAGGAAATATGGGCGCAAGATAAGATATTCTTTGATGCATACGAGGGGTACATCAGCACGCAAACGGGTGAAAAAGCAGACATGAACGAATTGAAAAAATTAGCAGAGGCGATTAAGCAGAATCAATAG